The uncultured Methanoregula sp. genomic sequence GATTTTCAGGTATTTCTGCCAGAATTATATCATATTCCCTGCAGAAATTTCCGATTTGAAAAAACCACGTTAAACTCGAGGAAATATCTGCAATCGAAATATAAGAGATTCTTATTATGTCAATTGCCCTCGTTCAGCAGATACATCCAACCGCTTGATTCAATTATTCCAGACACAAATATCTTACAATTACATGAGAGAATAGCGAAAATCCCCCACTTTTTAATCCGGACCAATAGAGCATGTTGATACTTGTAAAAAGTATCAGAATCTATCAGGCACTCTGTGTTACTTCCCCCAATTTTCCTTTTTTGAAAGCTACCGCTAGACCGTATGATTTTTTTGAACAGTTACGAGATTAAAGAGATTGTATGAGAAACAGGCGAAGAGATTTTTAGCATGGACCCGGAGGTGTGTAGTCACCATCACATGCCCAGCATGAAACACCCGTTTGATCACTGCAAACGGTCGTTCAACGAGAGACCGTGTTCTGCTGATCGCCCGGTTTCTGCGTTTGTCTTTCGTTGAGATCGGTTTACCACGAACCGATCGTTTCATTGTTTTGTCGATGGAGGCGAAAGGGACGGTTCCGAAATATCCTTTGTCCCGGTATACCGTTTCACCTTTTTGCGAGAGATCAATCTGGTTGTCATGAAGTGATGCAGTTGATGTATCGAATCTTCGGACAAACTGGTATTCTTTGTCGATGAGTGAATGGAGTTTGTATCCAAATTCTGATTTGTTACCTTTCCTGGCCCAGGTTCCATCCCGGCTTCGTCGGGTTTTTGCAACATCTCCCCGGGGCTTATCTGCCTTGGCGTGGCCGGGATCGGATGTGATGAACGATGCATCCTGAATGGTACCTCGTTTTATCGAATAGCCTTGTTCGTCCAATTGTCGCTGGAGTTCATCCCAGATGAGATGGATCTTTCCGTGGTTCGTCAGGTTTTCCCGGAATAACCATACCGTCGATCGATCGGGGATTTTCTCCGGATACCCGAGAAAATGTCGAAACGATAACCGGTCTATGGCAAGGAGTTCTACCTCATAATCTGATAAGCCATGCCAGCCGGCAAGAACGAGCATCTTGATCATGAGGATCTCATCGTTATGGGGTCGGCCTCCGATCTCTTTGTTATCCCGATACATATCGTTGAGGATCGGACGAAATTTCTCCCAATCGATTATGTCCCGGATCTCTCCTAACTTGTTCCCCAGTCCGGCGATCTTGGTATATTCCTGATGCAGAAAATAATCCCCAAACCCGCTCATATTTTTTTATCAGATGTACTAAGATAAAAACCTAAGCCGGGTTTTTAGCTGTACTCATGAACTACTATTCCAAAAATTATTGCATGCCTTCAGGTCATATTGCAGTTCATGTTAATTATTTTCACAAGGACTGCAATATCGGTAAGCTAAATGAATACTATCATATGCTTCAAGATGTGCTTATTATTCATTAAAAAGAATCCTTACGGGTGTTTTATTACAATTTGCCGGACATGACGTTAAAACTGCTGAAGAGGTTGAATCATATGAACAATAAATACCGGAATTCGTTTAAGAATGCAATATAATGGGAGATCATTATGGATTCTAATGAACTGGATAACATAATAGAACAATTCAACAAAACATCCGTCTTAGTTATCGGTGATCTTATGCTGGACAGATATCTTTCCGGCACTATGTCCAGGATTTCCCCGGAGGCTCCGGCCCCTTTAATCGATATTACATCAGAAAGTTATGTATGCGGTGGTGCCGCAAATGCAATCGATACCATTTGTACTCTGGGAGGGAAAGTATTTGCCGTCGGAGTTGTTGGAGAGGATTGGTTCGGCAAACGTCTGATTAAATTATTGAAACATGAGGATGTTGATACAAAAGGGGTAATTGAAATCAAAGAGCGGTCAACAACCGTAAAAACGCGGGTACTTGTTGAAAAACAACAGATTATCAGACTAGATCAGGAAAATCGACAAGCGATAAATGAGAGTTGTACAAAGTCAATTCTCGATTATATACATGAAAATATTGAGCGTGTTGATGCAATTATTATATCTGATTATAATAAGGGTGTTGTTACAAATACACTGTTATCCGGAGCAATAAATTTAGCAAAGAAATTTGAGAAACCTCTCGTAGTATATCCAAAAGTTGAACCTTTTTTTGATTATAAAGGAGTGACAATTGTCATCATAGATCTGGAAATGGCTAGTTCTACAACTGGCATCCGGTATATTAATGAAACAAGTATCAGAAATATGGGTCAGTGGTTACTGACACATCTTGAATGCGAATTCATCCTTATTACAGATGAAAAAGAAGGAATGTCACTCTTTGAGAAAAAGGGGAATGTAACACACGTCCCTTCGATGGTAAAAGAAGTACGCAACGTAACCGGTACTGCTGATACCGTAGCCAGTGTAATTGTTCTCTCTCTCGCAGCGGGTGTTACCAGTATGCTGAATTCAACGCGCCTAGCAAATATCGCAGCAGGAATAATCTTAGAAAACCCGGAACGTAAGACTGTAACTCAAGAAGAACTGAAACGCCAGATAACTATTATACA encodes the following:
- a CDS encoding IS5 family transposase, with product MSGFGDYFLHQEYTKIAGLGNKLGEIRDIIDWEKFRPILNDMYRDNKEIGGRPHNDEILMIKMLVLAGWHGLSDYEVELLAIDRLSFRHFLGYPEKIPDRSTVWLFRENLTNHGKIHLIWDELQRQLDEQGYSIKRGTIQDASFITSDPGHAKADKPRGDVAKTRRSRDGTWARKGNKSEFGYKLHSLIDKEYQFVRRFDTSTASLHDNQIDLSQKGETVYRDKGYFGTVPFASIDKTMKRSVRGKPISTKDKRRNRAISRTRSLVERPFAVIKRVFHAGHVMVTTHLRVHAKNLFACFSYNLFNLVTVQKNHTV
- a CDS encoding PfkB family carbohydrate kinase gives rise to the protein MDSNELDNIIEQFNKTSVLVIGDLMLDRYLSGTMSRISPEAPAPLIDITSESYVCGGAANAIDTICTLGGKVFAVGVVGEDWFGKRLIKLLKHEDVDTKGVIEIKERSTTVKTRVLVEKQQIIRLDQENRQAINESCTKSILDYIHENIERVDAIIISDYNKGVVTNTLLSGAINLAKKFEKPLVVYPKVEPFFDYKGVTIVIIDLEMASSTTGIRYINETSIRNMGQWLLTHLECEFILITDEKEGMSLFEKKGNVTHVPSMVKEVRNVTGTADTVASVIVLSLAAGVTSMLNSTRLANIAAGIILENPERKTVTQEELKRQITIIH